Proteins from a single region of Eremothecium gossypii ATCC 10895 chromosome VI, complete sequence:
- the GOR1 gene encoding glyoxylate reductase (Syntenic homolog of Saccharomyces cerevisiae YNL274C (GOR1)), translating to MSRPVVLKLGNTRFAHKAWDELGRIADVVTVNKAVTRPEFLRMLRDPNSPASRAQVVTRTFASVQQTGLFDRELAEHLPASVVAVCQNGAGYDQIDPESFTKRQIQVANVPGLVNAPTADTHVFLLLAALRNFCHGQLLLRQGRWPDAPVAGTPFGHDPAGKTVGVLGMGGIGRAVVQRLRPFGFERIIYHNRNRLSSELECSCEYVSFEELLAQSDILSVNVPLSSATRHMLDADAIARMKDGVLVVNTARGPIFDEQALIAALQSGKISAAGLDVYENEPHVPQALLELPNVVCLPHMGTHTVESIKKMEEFVVENVHSVLRTGRVKSLIPELRNAPWLASTVPLIPQSDY from the coding sequence ATGTCCAGACCCGTAGTGCTAAAGCTTGGAAACACGCGCTTCGCGCACAAGGCGTGGGATGAATTGGGCCGCATCGCAGATGTGGTGACAGTGAATAAGGCGGTGACGCGGCCTGAGTTCCTGCGGATGCTAAGGGACCCTAACTCGCCCGCCTCCAGAGCACAGGTGGTCACGCGGACGTTTGCCTCAGTGCAGCAGACTGGGCTTTTTGACCGGGAGCTTGCGGAACATCTGCCCGCGTCTGTCGTTGCTGTCTGCCAGAACGGCGCGGGCTACGACCAGATAGACCCGGAGTCCTTCACCAAACGGCAGATCCAGGTAGCGAACGTGCCGGGACTAGTCAATGCACCTACAGCTGATACCCACGTATTCCTGCTACTCGCAGCGTTGCGGAACTTCTGCCATGGGCAGCTGCTACTGAGGCAGGGCCGCTGGCCTGACGCACCGGTGGCTGGGACGCCGTTTGGACACGACCCGGCAGGTAAAACTGTTGGCGTCCTCGGTATGGGCGGCATTGGCCGTGCAGTTGtgcagcgcctgcggcCGTTTGGGTTCGAGCGGATCATCTACCACAATAGGAACCGGCTGTCTTCGGAGCTGGAGTGTTCCTGCGAATACGTCTCGTTTGAGGAGCTCCTGGCGCAGTCGGATATCCTGTCGGTTAACGTCCCATTGAGTAGCGCCACGCGCCATATGCTCGATGCGGACGCTATCGCTCGCATGAAGGACGGAGTCTTGGTTGTTAACACTGCGCGCGGCCCCATATTCGACGAACAGGCGCTCATCGCGGCGCTGCAGTCTGGCAAGATCTCCGCCGCAGGCCTCGACGTCTACGAAAACGAGCCTCACGTCCCGCaagcgctgctggagctaCCGAACGTCGTCTGCCTCCCTCACATGGGCACGCATACTGTAGAATCGATTAAAAAGATGGAGGAGTTCGTAGTGGAAAACGTCCACAGCGTCCTGCGCACCGGCCGGGTTAAAAGCCTGATCCCAGAACTCCGCAACGCGCCCTGGCTCGCTTCCACCGTCCCACTGATTCCGCAGTCCGACTACTGA